The Natrinema caseinilyticum genomic sequence GTCGCGGAGCACCGCGAGCCGATCCGAGATCGCCAGCGCTTCGGCCTGGTCGTGGGTGACGTAGACGGTCGTGATCTCGAGTTCGGACTGGATTCGCGAAATCTGGCGGCGCAGCGATTCCCGGAGCTGTGCGTCGAGCGCGCTCATCGGCTCGTCGAGCAAGAGCAGGTCGGGAGCCGGCGCCAGCGCACGGGCCAGCGCGACGCGCTGTTGCTGGCCGCCGGATAGCTGGTCGGGATTACGATCGCCCATCCCCTCGAGGTCGACCAGTGCGAGCAACTCCGCGACGCGTTCGTCGACCGTCATCCCGTCGGGCGGATCGCGAAATTGCAGCCCGTAGCCGACGTTTTCGGCGACGCTCATGTGGGGAAACAGCGCGTAACTCTGGAAGACGACGCCGACGTCCCGACGTTCGGGTGCGACGCCGGTCATCTCCCGGTCGTCGAACCGAACGCGTCCGGTCGTCGGCTCCTCGAATCCGGCGATCGTTCGAAGCGTGGTCGTCTTTCCGCACCCGGACGGGCCGACGAGGGTGAAAAACTCCCCGCCGTGGACCGTGAGGTCGACGTCTTCGAGCGCGACGGTGTCGTCGTAGGCTCGGGAAACGTCCTCGAGTCGAAGCGTCGTCATCGCTCGAACCTCCCGCCGACCCGGTCGACGACGACGAAACTCGCGGCGGTCACGAACAGGAGGATCGTTCCCATGGCGATCGCGGGACCGGAGCGGCGGCCGAGATAGCGCTCGACGGCGACGGGCATCGTGTACGTGTCGTTTCCACCCGCCAAAATCACCGTCGAAGAGAACTCGCCGATCGAGATGGCGAAGGCGAAGGCTGCGCCGGCGACGATGCCACTCGCCACCAGCGGGAGTTCGACGTCGACGAGCGCGCGATAGCGGGGCGCTCCCAGGGCTCGAGCGGATTCGACCAACGCGGGGTCGAGAGACGCGAGAAGCGGCGAGACGTTGCGCGTGACGAAGGGGTACGCTGCGACGGCGTGGGCAGCGGCGATGGCGACCGCACCTGTCACCTGGAACCGCCAGCCGCCGGGGAGCGGAATGCCGAAGACCAGCCCTTGTAGCAAGCCGATCCCGAAGACGACGCCGCTGACCGCGAGCGGGGCCATCGCCAGCGTGTCGACGAGCTTTCCCCCGCGGCCCGCACGGACCGTCACCGTCGAGATGACGACTCCCATCGGCACGGCGATGAGCAGCGTGGCGACGCCGAAGACGAGGGAGTTCCGGACGGCGACGGCCGGCAGCGTCTGATAGGACGCCCCCTCGAACTGGCGCTCGAGCAGGAACGCGAAGTGTCGAAGCGTGAGTCCGTCCCCGTCCGTCACGCTCCCGACGAGCAGACTCGCGATCGGCCCGACGAAGACGACCAGCGCGACGAGTCCGTAGATGCCGATCGCCACTCGGCGGGGCGACAGCGCGGTCCGCAGATTCGGGAACAGCGGCGTTCGTGTCGGCGACGAGGCCGTTCGGGCCAGTCCCGCCTGTGCGGACTCGTACCGCAGGTACGCGTAGGTCAGCCCCAGCGAGAGGAGCGTCTCGAGGACGGCGAGCGTGGCGGCCTCGCCGTACGCGAGTCGGCGGACGCGGTCGTAGATCCAGACTTCGACGGTCGCGAGTTGGAGTCCGCCGAGCGCGAGGACGATGGGGAACGTCATGAACGTGAAGATGAAGGTCAACAAGGCGCCGGTCAGGACCGCCGGCAGGAGCTGTGGGACGACCACGTCGCGGAACGCGCGGCGAGGGCTCGCACCGAGGCTGCGTGCGGTCTCGACCGTTCGAGCGTCGATCGATTCCCAGGCTGCGACGGTGATGCGCGCCACCAGCGGCGCGTTGTAGAACGCGTGGGCGACGATGACGACGGCGAGCGGGTTCCCTTCGATGAACGAGTACGGCCCGATTCCGACGAGTCCGAGCAGCCCGTTGAGCGTCCCCGATCGACCGAACATCGCGTAAAAGCCGACGGCGACCATGATCCCCGGCAACACGAACGGAACGATCGTCAGGGAGCGAAGCGTCTTTCGGCCCCGAAACTCGTAGTTCGCGAGAACGTACGCGCCGGGCAGTCCGAGCACTACGCTCGCGACCGTCGAACAGAGCGCCTGATACGCCGTAAATCCGAACAGTCCCGTCCGAACGGCGGGGGCGTCGACTCGCGGCCACGGAATCGGCACTTCGAGTCCGGGAATCGGCGCCTCGAGCGATATCGAGACCGACACGGCCGCGAGCCAGCTCGCGACCCCCTCGATGTGCGAGCGAACTGCAAGCGGTTCGGCGAAGATGTCCGCGAGGACGCCGACGTAGAACGGATCGGTGAGGACGTCGACGAACGCGGACAGCGTGAGAGCCCCCCGGTCGAGGACGGCGTCGGCGAAGACGAGGCCGACCGGGAGATAGAGCATGATCGCGAGGACGGTCGCCGTTACGAGCCCCAGCAGCGAAAGCGCGTGGCGTTCGACCCACCCGCGGGCGGCCGCGGCTCGTCGTCGAACTCGAGGCCCCCACTCGCCCGCTTTCGATCGTCCCATCGACGTCCTCTACTGGCCGGCGAACTCGCGCGCCCAGTCTTCGACCCATCCGTCGAGCTTCCCCCGGAGGGTCTCGTAGCCGACGGTTACCGCTTCCGGCGGTTCGTGGGCGTACTGGTCGAACTCCTCGTCGAGGTCGACGTGCTCGGACGTGACGGCCGGGAACTGGACGTTGCGCTGGGCGATGACGCCCTGGGCCTCGCTCGAGAGGGCGAAATCGAGGAACGCGTAGGCGAGGTCGAGTTCCGACGCGCGCTCGAAGATGCCCATTCCCTCGGGGTTCGCATACCCCTGATCGTCCGGGAACGCGATCTGATGCCGACTCATGTCGTAGCCCTCGGCGCTCGCGTACACCTGGTCGGTCGAGTACGAGACCACCATCGGCCGGTTCTCGTTCATGTACGACCCGTAGTAGGATTCGGTCCAGTCGTCGAGAACGCGAATCCCGTTGTCCTCGAGTGAGCGCCAGTAGTCGAGGTACCCGTCCTCGCCGTAAGCGTCGATGGTCCACAGTAAGAACGCCCGGCCCGGATCGGACGATTGAGCGTTCTGGGCGAGCAGCGCGTCTTCGTAGGCCGGCTCGGTCAGGGCCTCGAGGGTTTCCGGGGCGTCGACGACGGTTTCGTCGTATACGAGGCTGATGTAGCCCGTGTCGTACGCGAGCACTCGGCCGTGGGGATCGCCCATGTCGAGCCCGTCGCGAATCCGACCCGACCGGTCGATCCGGTCGACGTTGAGGTCGCGAAAGAGTCCGCCCCCGCCGAGTGTATCGTCGATTCGAACGAGGTCGTCGACGTTGAGCCCGAGGTAGACGTCCGCATCGAAATCGGCGCTCTGTCGCTCGCGACTGATATAGTGGTTGAGTCCCTGGCTCGGGACGGTCCAGGTGAGCGTCGCGTCGGGGTATTCCGCCTCGAACGCGTCCTTGAGCCACGGCCCTGCCGGGTTGTCGCCGTCGACCATCGACGTGTACGTCGCGACCGTCAGTTCCCCCTCGAGATCCGGATCCGCCGGCTCTCGATCGTCGGTTTCGTTTCCGTCAGCGTCGTCCTCCACGTCCCGCGTCAGGCAGCCGGCGACGCCGGCGACCCCGCTCGCGCCGACCCCGGTGACGAACGTCCGTCGTTTCATTACGCGGTGGTTGCACCCGGTGGTCTTAAACGCCGTGATTGACACCCGTCGAACCGACTGCACGGGGACGAAGAGTAATATGAATTTTGACACAACCGACCACCGACATTTTTCTCGTTGCCCGTCGTTCGGTGCATATGGTCCGTAGCCGAACCGTCATCAACGCGTTCATCGGGGCCGTCGTTAGCGTCGTTCTCTCGTTCATCCCGCTTGCGCCGGTTCTGGGTGGTGTCGTCGCCGGCTTCCTCGAGGGACCGGACGAACGCCAGGGCACGAAAGTGGGCGCTCTGGCCGGGGCGATTTCGTTTCTCCCGATCGCGGTAGGTGGATTCGTCGTGCTTGGATTCCTCGGGTTCGGTCTCGGATTCGTCGGCGGAGCCCCCGCCGCTGGCATCCTCTTCCTCCTGATCCTGCTCTTCAGCATGATCCTGTTTTTCCTCCTCTATACCGTCGGTCTCTCCGCTCTCGGGGGGTATCTGGGCGCGTACCTCGCGGACGACTATCCCGAGAAGCGACGGCGTACCCGGGAGACCATCGGATTCGAATCGACGTCGGACGGTTCCGTTCGCGCCGCCGATACGGCGCCGATTCGGGACCGACATTCGGGGCACATCGGGGACGTGGATTCGGATGTGGGTCAGGACGTGGAGTCGGAGCCTGGCCGAGACTCGGAGTCAGAGCCTGGCCGAGACTCGGATTCGGATCGAGACCGGACCAGGTGACGTGACTGGCCCTCGAGTGACCGACCGGTCCTGGTCGAACCGGCGAGCGACCCACTCTATTTTCGAGGAGGGATTTCGCCGTACACGGCGAGGAGGATGTCACTCGTACCTGAGCGCGTCGATCGGGTCCGTCCGCGCGGCCCGCCAGGCCGGATACAGTCCCGCGAGAACGCCGACGAGCACCCCGACGACGACCGCGAGCACGACGTACTCGAGGGGATAGACCAGCGGGAGGTCGATGTACTGCGCACCGAGATAGCCGGCGACGAGCCCCAGCCCGGTCCCCAGGATCGCGCCAATCACGCCGAGGATCACCGCTTCGGTCAGAAACAGGCCGAGGACGTCGCGGTTCTGCGCACCGACGGCTTTCATGATGCCGATCTCGCGGGTCCGCTCGGTGACGCTGACGAGCATGATGTTCGCGATACCGATCGAGCCGACCAGCAGGGAAATCGCGGCGATTCCGACGATGAAGTTCCGCAGGAGATCGAGCACGTCCTGCAGCTGCTGGAGCAGTTCCGTGCTCGTCCGGAGCTGTACCTCGAGGTCGTCGCCCATCAGCTCGCTCGCGTCGGACCGATCGCTCTCGAGGTAGTCGATGGCCGCCTCGCGGGCGGCGTCGATGGCCGCCTGATCGTCGGACGGTGCCTCGACGACGATGGCGAGGAAGCGAGCGGGACTATCGGTACCGCCGTCGGTACCACCGTTGCCGCCGTTTCCAGCGGTGGTTTGGTTTCCAGCACCAGTTTCGTTTCCAGCGGCGGTTTGGTTTCCAGCGGCGGTTTGGTTTCCAGCGGCGGTTTGGTTTCCAGCGCCAGTTTGGTTTCCGTCGCCGGTTTGGTTCCCAGTGCCGCCCGCAGTGTCATCACCGTTCCCCGCGTCACCGCCCGGTCCGCCGCCGAATCCCAGCCTCGCCGCCTGCTCCACGTAGTACGGATCGGTCGGCACGTAGATTCGAGGCGAGGACTCGAACCCCTCGAACGGGCTCAACCCCTCGCTCGTGTCGGTTATACCGACCACTTCGACGGTTGTTTGCCGACCGCCCAGGAACGTCACCGTGAGTTCGTCGCCGACGGTGACGTTCTCCTCGAACTGGCCCGCCGCGGC encodes the following:
- a CDS encoding ABC transporter permease, with the protein product MGRSKAGEWGPRVRRRAAAARGWVERHALSLLGLVTATVLAIMLYLPVGLVFADAVLDRGALTLSAFVDVLTDPFYVGVLADIFAEPLAVRSHIEGVASWLAAVSVSISLEAPIPGLEVPIPWPRVDAPAVRTGLFGFTAYQALCSTVASVVLGLPGAYVLANYEFRGRKTLRSLTIVPFVLPGIMVAVGFYAMFGRSGTLNGLLGLVGIGPYSFIEGNPLAVVIVAHAFYNAPLVARITVAAWESIDARTVETARSLGASPRRAFRDVVVPQLLPAVLTGALLTFIFTFMTFPIVLALGGLQLATVEVWIYDRVRRLAYGEAATLAVLETLLSLGLTYAYLRYESAQAGLARTASSPTRTPLFPNLRTALSPRRVAIGIYGLVALVVFVGPIASLLVGSVTDGDGLTLRHFAFLLERQFEGASYQTLPAVAVRNSLVFGVATLLIAVPMGVVISTVTVRAGRGGKLVDTLAMAPLAVSGVVFGIGLLQGLVFGIPLPGGWRFQVTGAVAIAAAHAVAAYPFVTRNVSPLLASLDPALVESARALGAPRYRALVDVELPLVASGIVAGAAFAFAISIGEFSSTVILAGGNDTYTMPVAVERYLGRRSGPAIAMGTILLFVTAASFVVVDRVGGRFER
- a CDS encoding thiamine ABC transporter substrate-binding protein encodes the protein MKRRTFVTGVGASGVAGVAGCLTRDVEDDADGNETDDREPADPDLEGELTVATYTSMVDGDNPAGPWLKDAFEAEYPDATLTWTVPSQGLNHYISRERQSADFDADVYLGLNVDDLVRIDDTLGGGGLFRDLNVDRIDRSGRIRDGLDMGDPHGRVLAYDTGYISLVYDETVVDAPETLEALTEPAYEDALLAQNAQSSDPGRAFLLWTIDAYGEDGYLDYWRSLEDNGIRVLDDWTESYYGSYMNENRPMVVSYSTDQVYASAEGYDMSRHQIAFPDDQGYANPEGMGIFERASELDLAYAFLDFALSSEAQGVIAQRNVQFPAVTSEHVDLDEEFDQYAHEPPEAVTVGYETLRGKLDGWVEDWAREFAGQ
- a CDS encoding ABC transporter permease, coding for MNPLESLRLAWRSIRGHKLRSSLTTLGIVIGIAAVIAFVSLGASLQAGIIGDISPDDQRSLYGWAAEPDTEGGPLAGAQPVFTQADLENVEDLDDVEAAYGYATIQTQALSDGDETVAQGNGLIASGPSYIGEDELADGRQFRRGEREAVINPAAAGQFEENVTVGDELTVTFLGGRQTTVEVVGITDTSEGLSPFEGFESSPRIYVPTDPYYVEQAARLGFGGGPGGDAGNGDDTAGGTGNQTGDGNQTGAGNQTAAGNQTAAGNQTAAGNETGAGNQTTAGNGGNGGTDGGTDSPARFLAIVVEAPSDDQAAIDAAREAAIDYLESDRSDASELMGDDLEVQLRTSTELLQQLQDVLDLLRNFIVGIAAISLLVGSIGIANIMLVSVTERTREIGIMKAVGAQNRDVLGLFLTEAVILGVIGAILGTGLGLVAGYLGAQYIDLPLVYPLEYVVLAVVVGVLVGVLAGLYPAWRAARTDPIDALRYE
- a CDS encoding DUF5518 domain-containing protein is translated as MVRSRTVINAFIGAVVSVVLSFIPLAPVLGGVVAGFLEGPDERQGTKVGALAGAISFLPIAVGGFVVLGFLGFGLGFVGGAPAAGILFLLILLFSMILFFLLYTVGLSALGGYLGAYLADDYPEKRRRTRETIGFESTSDGSVRAADTAPIRDRHSGHIGDVDSDVGQDVESEPGRDSESEPGRDSDSDRDRTR
- a CDS encoding ABC transporter ATP-binding protein, translating into MTTLRLEDVSRAYDDTVALEDVDLTVHGGEFFTLVGPSGCGKTTTLRTIAGFEEPTTGRVRFDDREMTGVAPERRDVGVVFQSYALFPHMSVAENVGYGLQFRDPPDGMTVDERVAELLALVDLEGMGDRNPDQLSGGQQQRVALARALAPAPDLLLLDEPMSALDAQLRESLRRQISRIQSELEITTVYVTHDQAEALAISDRLAVLRDGRVEQVGRPQEIYREPATRFVAEFVGDNNVFEGTVLSNDRDGARVEIGGQPLAVPTLPDGSERATVCVRPGALSRTATHNRFPVAVETAEFLGETVRVHGRWNGREITLLLDDVPERDDLTVGFAPEDAHVVTSLRAGGRQS